ATCCTTTCTCTGCCTCTGACCTGAAGGGGGGGAAAATGTGTACAGCTCTTCAATTAATGGCTGCAAATGGGAACCTGCTGGTTGTGCATCCTTGTAAATCTGAGTGCAGTCATTGTACTTAAATCCTTACTTTAGAAATGGATGAACCTCCTAAGGCAGATGGTTTGAGAAGGCCTAAATACACATGGAACCCTTTTAGAAACCTTTTGTCTTCAAGGCTGAGTTTGTGGCAAGTGAAGGCTTTGAGGGTGGTGGACACAGTCTGGGAGAAAGCTGAAATGGACAGAACTCAGAGCTAGCACGTGCTTTATTTAGAGAGAAGAGTGGGCATGGTATCCTCCCCTATCCCTGAAATAGAGCCTTTTCCTGGATGGCATGaggctttattcttctttctgctCCAGAGAAACCAGGAGTGGAGTGTCCAGGGCTGCACATGTTCCTGGTTATGTTATCCACAAGCCTACTATGTTTATGATTGAACCCTCATCAAAGTGAATTGGACCTCATTTCTGTATTGCCTTGGTACTCAGTTGCTTAGTTTTGCTCATAGCCTCCATAAAAGGAAACAAACCTGGTAGAAAAGTAGACCGTCTGTGCTCAGCCTTGTTGGAAGAGTGCATTTAATGACATTTCTAACTATCATAGAATTTTGAAAAGACTTAGATGCAGCCTGGTGACACACCTATAACATAGCTgacctgttttcttcttttttagaaaatgatttttatcCATCTTTAAACTATACACTATTTACATGTTTCAAGACCTCCTAGGTCTTTATCATTTGGGTAAGAGCTCCAGGTGATTAAATTCCCAGGACAAAGATGAGGCTTTCCAAAAAGCGCTGGTTCTCTTCTGTGTGCTAAGGCCAGTTTTTACAAACAAAttgctattataaacatttaaatataaaattagaatacttctctaaaaattttcatttttgcatCCAGCATACTACAAACAGATCATGCTATCTAACTAGAGATTGacctaaaagaagaaataaaatcaatgtGTTCCTGTTTTTCATCTGGAAACAAGGGTTATTTACACGGGGTCCTTTCTCAAGGTTGTGGTGAGCTGTGAGGAGAAGGGCTGTTTCTTCAGAATGGTTTAAAAACCATCCAAAGACACTCCCCACCCCCGACTCCTGCTTGAGTGCTTATTGCATATTTTAGGTGGAGTATAAGGCATGAGAAAGGTGGCCAGCCACTTTTACACTTTCGAGAATAATGTTACACATTCAAGAAGTGCCTAGTTTGGAACAGCTTTCAGAGATTGTTcaagaacaaaaaatattaaaggtCGTGCATTTAGAAGCTTTAGAAGCTTCTGCATTTAGAAGTATAGTACATTGGAAACATTTTCAAAAGCTCAAACCCAAAGCTGTGTTACAGTGAGTTAAATAGTCAATATGTGAGCATTTCTGTTGCATCTAGGTATGTGTTCAGAGCTTTAAAAAGTCACATCCTGCCACAATTAACAGCCAAATAAGCATTCTTGGCCTGTGACCTATAAATAAACACTCTAATTCTGCAACTCACTGACAGACTCTGAAGAAGCTATTTGGGAACAAAAAGTCCACAAACTGGTTAGAAATCTGCAAACCAGAAATGCAATCCATTTGTCCTTTTTCTAATGATGACAAAAATTTGCATTGGCTTTTGGAATAGTGACTAAGAAAGTGGACATCTATTTTCACAAGGAGGAAATAGTTATTCATAATATTGAAGGAATAAAGTCTTCAGTAGGAAGACATGCAGACTATCACAACATAGTATAGCAGTAGTCAGCTTCCACCAATGATTGTTTCCTTTTTCGGTGTGTCTAGACTCATTCGCTTTCTGTCAGGAGATATATGTCAGAGAGTATTGGCAGTCCTTCAAGAAAATGATTCAAAAGGTGATTAAAAATTGGCTGGTGCTATCCCCTCATGCCTTTCTGCCTTATGTCCTAATTTTATGGAGACAAATTAAAGACACGAAGCCACCGTACATGTGCTACTCAAAATATACCGAGGTGCTTGTGCTCAGGTCAAAACCTACAGGATGTGGTCAGACTGACAAACAGAATTCTTCATTTGCCTATATGAGCACGAACGCCCTGGGAACGCACATGCTTTTCTAGGGACAAAATGTAAAACTCAGGCAAAATTGTTCGTAATTAAACTTGTCCCATTCTGACTGTGTGAATCGAATCTTCCTCATTCTTCCTTTCCCATGCCTGCTTCCTAGCTTTTTCACATCTGATATTTTTTTCTAGATACCTTTCTCcaggttaatttttttctgaaacaagGTACATAGGTTACAACATACCTAAAGAAGGGGAAAAGCTAAAGAACGTCAGTTAATCTTAGCTAATCTTTGGAGATATAAGCACTTAagttcacattaaaaaattttacttacaCTATCTATAAAATGCACACTTAATAATATCAGAGTCTAGGCACTTTGGATGAATCTTACTTCATAGTGATATGAACACTATGAACCCAAAAGTGATTGTTATTTATTAACTACCTTTATTAATTAGTAGTGATGACAAATTTTTCAGTTCTTTGTGCATATGCCTGCTCTCCCTTCACCTGGATTATACATTAAACTTTCTAGTTATTTTTACCTATAATATTCACACAGACCtagaatcagaaagaaagaaaaggagggaaggaaggaagaaaactaaagaaagaaaaaagaaagaaatcagttgTGGGTAAATTAAGATGTTAATTGAAATAAGATTCTATGCGTTGTTCTTAGACTAATAGGAGAAAAGAACCAAACACAGTGGCTTAGGACATTGTGCTTATGGCCAAGGTTAGAGTTGGGTCCCTGGTCAGAGGGTTTTTTCCCAGTGTTCCTACCTCTGTTCCACCAGCAGAGGGTAACGGCTGTAATGATACGGATTGTTCCTGGCCCAGCATCTTACATGCAGAAGGTGCTCAATGATCACTGAAGGCATTACatgaacaaaaaaatgaaaattggcTCACAGGACTCTTACAGAATGAAGTTAGCAACGGCAGACTTCAATAGGTGAAGAACAACTCAAGAGGACAAAACCACCTAACTACTTAAGTGGTTAATAATAACATTTTGTTTACAACATTATAATCTAAATTCAAGGATGTGTGCCTGtgaagttgctttagtcgtgtgcaactctgCACCCTTATGGACTATactcagccaggctcctctgtctgtgggatcctccaggcaagaatactggtgtgggttgccctgccccccttcaggggatcttcctgacccagggattgaacttgtgtctcctacatctcctgtattggcaggcaagttctttaccactagtgccacctgggaagcccaaattcaaGGACAGCCATCTCTAACCTTGCTGTTTTGTCATTATAAGGTAATgaattaaaggaggaaaaaatatatatccagtTAGTGTCAATGTGCTTGGCCAGGCATCATAGCCATGTGAATTAGTAAACATAATTGAGCACACAACTGTCCCCACATTCTAATTATGTCACCTTAGGGGACCAATGGTATAACCCTGAAATGGAGATAACCCCTTCAATATCTTTCTCCTACTAGAGTTTTGTGCATATTAAATCAAGTTGTGAAGAGATCTGAAGATTAAAATCCCTGCTTGTTATTGCTGTTAGCTCTCAGATTCAGCACCAAATcagaaaaagttataaaaatcatCTCCATCCCCAGATTTTGCATTCTTCAGAATGATTCCCCTGAAGCAGTAAGATGAATTAGGTGAAACGGGTTTTGACTGCAATCACTTACAGGTAGGATTTATGAATGGAAACATGGGAAGGCCACTCTGGCCAGCTGTGAAGCCCCACACTTTCTTCCCGGGCTATTTATAGAAAGTTATATGGCCAGTGGGAAAGATCACGTTTATTTTTACAAGGCATGACATGACTGAAGAACTCACTTCCTCTCTCTGGGAAGGTCACCCTCTTCACCTGAAGGTGCAGATACAAGAGTGACAGGAAAGAAGGGGACGCCCTCCAACCTGGCCAATTAAGTCAGCCTGAGTCAGCTTCAGAGACCAACCCACGGGGTGACAGGCATGCAAGTCAAACACCCTCATTTCCCAGGCATGACTGCTCCTTGAGATGTCACCTAGATCATGActaacaagtaaaaataaaatgcattacaTAATAGGGTTCAAAATTCTACTGCTGAAATAGGTTGCACAGAGATAAGGGAGTGCATTTTGACTTATCATTTGTGCTACATTTCAAACAGCTGAACACTATAAACTAAGACTGAATTTTAAAGGACGTAGCTCCATGGAGAGTGGGAAAAAACATTTTAcgtgaaaaaatattttacaagcaATTATGTTGTGATTGCCATATTATCCCTGAAATATGTAATacacctggagagttccatgcaAATGTGGAGActgagtaaatatttgctgattctCAAAAACCATCTTTTACCTTGACTGAAATCTGATATCATTTAGCAAATAACATATATAGTTTCACAAATCATTCCTTGGTCTTATGTAGTATATAGGGTTCCTATGGGAATACAGAGTAAAGCCAAACCACTGTTTTCCACCAGAATATCCTTTGTCAACGCTGTCTGCGGTACAGAAAAAACCAAGATGGAGCAGGAAAGGGAAAGTGCAGGATGGAAGAGACAAAGGGAACGAAGTGAGACTTTACTCCACAGAAACCTTCCGGGGAAAGTGTGTCATCTTACTGAGCTCATGCATCATAATCACTTGAAAATGATATGGGTACAATTTTATCCTTAAGTGGCCTCTGCTTAAGGACAAAGACACAGGGCAAGAAGAGAATTTCGTTTGAGAACCTGGAAGATCGCcaacaaaaattgaaaacaacagATACGGGCTTAATTTCTCAAACTCATCGACATTTTTTAGAAGTCTGTCTCTAGAAAGTTTCTTCTGAAAAAGGAGGTCGCTATTTTACCAGGAAGACCCAAAATACTTCTCAACCTGTTCATCCAGCTTCTAAACCAACATTCTTTGGGGTTCTAGAAGACACAGCAATGACATGCAAATGAGTTTGCCTGCAGAAATAGCCTGATTTCCACAACTGTCCTTGAGCACACGTTCGGAATGAAGTTACAGCTGAGTTATTAACATCCGTGGCAGGCACAACTCTCAGTCTCTGTAATGTAACCTAACAGGAATCTCCTTGCACTTTGCCAAAGATGAGACACTGACACCTATCAGCAGACTTGCAAAGTGTATTCATGATCCCATTAAGAGGTCCTAAGTCAAATACGGACAGACGTGCAGTTTACGTCTGTGTGCAGTTAACACACAAGGATATTGGTTCCTCAAGGGAGTTGTGCCGAACCTCTCTGTTTACAAATACAGTAGTGATTAAAAGCATAAACAAAAACAGCAGTCTTGGCAGGAGCGCCAGCCTACCAGTGCTGAGGTAAGTGTTCATCTACCTTCTGTGCTTGATCTAAATTGTACCGTGAAGTCAAGACTTCCCCATTCAATGACTTACTTGGCTCTTCACCAAAAGGAATTGTCAGAAGTGTGATAAGCATTTAAATCACCTCACTAGTTTGTGTTAATCTAGAGTTGCCATTTCAGAACCAGGATAGCATTTACGAGAACTATCTTAAGTAACACTGGCCAATGTGGTTGTCAGACAGGATCTCAGGAATGTGCTTCCCAAATTTTTCAAAGACTTAGGGTGACTGCCGTTCATTTCCATAGTCTGGACCCAAATGAGACTTCAGTGCTTAACTAGGCAAAGGTCATCTTATTTGGCTTAAACTACAACTCAAATAACATACTCCTGATTTTTCATAACACAACTGCCAAATTTATTCCTGAAtactatgattttaattttaagcaAGGATAGATGGGCACAGTCACGTTCTCCAGTGACTACATTAGGAACCATAGCTACAGTAGTGGGTTGGTTTCTTCTCCTTGTAGAGAAGGCAAATGTTCTGCATGTCCTGGTAAGCAACTTTCGGTCCTACCAAAAACAACCAGCACCATCTTCCTTCCCTCCTGAGTGGAATGTTAAACCTCGATTTGCAATCAAGTAAGAAAAGCTTACTCCTACTGCTCTCCCCATGTGAGAAACCATTGATATTTTTGAGGACCAGTCATTTGGGCATTGCTTCAAAAGGCACATTTATTCCAGTGGCAATTTAAATCAGTAGAGAAGGAGAgaataagattaaaaagaaagcaaaaaaaaaaaaaaaaaatcaggtgggTTTTATGGAATACATTAAAGTAAACAGGAATCTGGGATCTATACAAACCACTTAGCTTCCTCTCAATAGTTTAACCAGAGTCCCTACGGTAGAATAATTCACAGTTGTATCAAGACACACACAGGTCTCCAAAAAAATACTGTGTAAAAAAAGTAGCTGAGAAGTCTCAAGCAGCTTGCCCTGATGTCCAGTTCAAGTGTATGCAATGCAGAAGGGCTGCAAAATTCAAAACTACACAACAAGAAAATTCAGTGCAGATAACAGGCTTTGATAAATTATGAAAAACCATTGTATATATTACTATTTAAATAACATctgagaaaacattttgaaataattaacatGTGTTCACAGTCCATGCATTTTCTAGCAGGTTAAACCCTGGGTTTGTGTCTCTGTGCTGATTTTCTACAAAGGTCTATTCCTAGACAAATGCAAGCATTCCTCAGAACCAAATGGAAGTACCCAGGGATTTCGTCTACTTACCCTCTTTACTCCATGCCTGACCTCACAACGGTCACTTGCAATTACCTCTGGCAGAGAAGACGACTGGAAAATCGAACCATTTGGGGTTTTAGTGGGGGTTTTATTCGCTGCCTTAGAAGAATCCCTGATGCCACAGACACCATCTGAATTTTCTCCAAGGACAAGAACCAGCTGCCCTATCGCTCCCGTTTGCCCACCTCCCTCTTCCAAAGCCCCAGGTGCGCTGAGACCCTCCTGCCTTGCTGGACTTTCCCCCCTGTGGTTTCGCAGCACCTTCCTCAAGCAAAGAAGGAAACACGACAAAACttcaaaacaaaccaacaacaGAAACTCCCAACAAACTGGTGGGCGAGCCGGCAGCCTCCCCCAAGGAGGAGGCTCACTTTTTACTGCAGAATTCGGCGTTGCTGAGGAACTTCTTGATGACCAACCCCAGGCAGACAACCAGCAGCAGCATGTAGCCCACAGTGCCCAGGAAGGTGGGCGCGTCTGGTGGCTCCTTGAGGAACTGGCGCAGGCCCTCCTCCACGTAATACACCTGATCGTAGATgctgaggaaagtgaaaatgtggaAGAGCTGGTGGCTGTGGCCGATGATGTCGAAGAGGCCCGGCTGGATGCGCTCGGGGATCTTGCTCACGTTGAAGAAGGCagccaccaccagccagaagTAGCGGCGGTAGAAGTGCAGGAAGAGTGTGGGGTTCTCCCCGCGCAGGTCGAAGAGCCAGCTCTCCAGCATGATGGGGCAGGCCATGCTCAGCGGCATGACGAAGACGAAGGTGCGCAGCGCGAACGGGTAAGAGCACCAGTCGGTGCGGCTCTTGCAGCAGGCCACGGTGCAGGCCACCGCCAGCACGAAGGCCACGGGCAGCACGAGCGCGCGGTAGGCGGCGATGAGCCCCGTGCAGTCCACGTGCCAGCCCAGGCGCTGCTGCACGTATGGGGTCATCACCCGGGCGTCCAACAAGCTCAGGCCTGGCAACAGGTAGTAGTAGTAGGCCACGGTGCTGCCGAAGCCGTAGTAGCTGATGGACGCGTAGTCCAGGTAGAAGAAGGCGGCGCGCAGGCGCAGCGACAGGCAGCTGAACACGTGCGCCGTGCAGCTCATGGCGAAGGTCAGCAGCACGCCCGACGCGTAGCACCACAGCGGCAGCAGCCACGGGTGGTGGAAGGGCACGTCGCGGCCGCTCAGGAAGAAGAGGCGGCAGAACTTGTTCAGGAACAGCAGCAGCGGGATGAAGTGCGTCCAGAAGTTGAGCGTCTCGTTGGTGGGCTTCAGCACCGAGGCCAGGCACTCCTGCGCCGTGCACGGCAGCCGCCGGTAGCCTGACAGGATGAAGCACTCCACGAAGTCGTCGGGCACCTCGTCCCAGCGCAGCAGCGGCTTGGCGGATGCCGGAGAGTCCCCGGAGGCCAAGGCGTGGGGACGCGAGGCGGCCTCCGAAGCCGCCGCGGTCGCGCCAGGCGGGCCCTTTGTGCCCGCGCTCCGGGGCTGCAGGCGCCGCGGCATGGTGCCCGGGGCTTGGCTAGGACGCGCACCGGCGACCTCTGGCGCCGGCTCCTGCGCGCTCGCCAGTCCCCGCCGGCCGCCGTCGGAGCCTTTGTGCGCGCGCCGGGGGCGTCGCTGCAGGTTCAGAAGAAGACCGGAGCCTCTGAACAGCCgttcctaaaaaaataaagaaataaatacaaataatcatCGATCTCCAAGCCGCGTGCCAACCGGCAGGAGCGCGCGGGGCACGGCGGCCCCTTCGCCCGGCTCCCCGCTACCGGctgcggcagcggcggcggcgcgaTCGACTGCGGCGGCGGCGCTGCTGCGGTGACTGGGCATCGCGCGGTGGGggcgcagccgccgccgcccccggctCGGGAGGCGGGGACGGGGGGAGCGGAGGCGCTGGAGGGAGCGGGGGACGGGCGCACCGAGGGAGGGCGGGGGCCTCCCGGCTAGTGTTTCGCGGCCGCCTCGGGGGACAGAGTTGTCCCCGGTCTCGAGTTCCGTACCATCCCTCCCCCGCTCCTCGGGTCGCCGAAGCCCGAGCTGGCCGGTTAATGATTGATGCGGGGGCCAAAGGCTGCGCCAGCGACTCGGCGGCCCGCACCGAGGGCGAGGGTCGGCTCCGGGATTCGAAACCCGACAGCCACGCGGGCGTTCGAGAGGACACTGGGGAGCCGCGTTCgcggggggcggggagctgcGGCCGCAGAAGCCGGgaaagagggtgggaggagagcgGCGGGCGAGTCCGAGCCGGGGCAGGGCGCAGGGATGCGCCGACCGTCATCTCGGAAGCGGGCGGGGGCGCTCGGGCAATCCGGGGGCTTTGAGGCCGCGTCTGGATCAGGCCGTGTCGCTGTCATACCTGGGACCGCTCCTCTcttgacgtgtgtgtgtgtgtgtgcatgcgtgcgcgCGCGCCGTCCTCACTCTTAGCACCATGTCAAGCGTTAGTTTATCTCCTTTCCTGTGGCGGACTTATTCAGGTGCGTCACCAACCTCCTTTCGTCCTTGTCCGATTCCAAACGAACGGCCCTCTAAACTGGCCTATGGTCGTGATCACCAGCCTTCGGGGGTCGCAGCCCACCCGTGCTCTTGTGTCTTTAACTAGGAATCTTGTTTGGAGCCCAGAGTCCTACAACTCAGGGCGGGCTGCTCAAACTCggcattttaatgaaaaaattcagATGAAGACCAGGGGATCCGGAAAGCCTGTAATGATCTGAGAAATTTATTAAGAAGGGATTCCCAAGCAGAGCTGTGCCCGAGTCAAGGGCTGATTATAAGTGGGGATGTTGATGACGCAAGACCTCAGGGAGGAGGTGCGTTCTAGCCCGAATTGAAAAGAGAACGGAGACGAATTCGTGGAGATTGGGAGGGGTGGCTTGGAAAAAGCTTTATGCATAATTTAGCAGAAGTACCTGGCAGGCTAGGTTGAGTGGCTGGAGGCCAGAAGAAAGGAAGACTGAAGAACGGAAAACGGTTGTGATGCACTGCGCTGTGATAATATGCCCTTGAGCCTTGTGAAAAGAGGGACTAAAAAacctgcctcctgtaaaatgtttTGTCATTTCTAGGAAGTTTCCCTTAGAGATGCCCTGGGGGTGTGACTGAGTCCGACTTGCATCACTGACCTGCTGTATTGTGTCATGACAATAGAGGCTAACATTTAAGgagccaggcattgttctaagtgctttacagttttaaaaatgatttaggtattatttttcccattttacagataaggaagtgGAAGCACCACAAGGGTAAATAATGGGCCTAGTTGGCAGAAGGGGGTTATGAACCCTGCAAACTGCTTCTGGACCTTATGTACTTAAAGCAGAACATCCAACAACCTGATTTGCTCAactattttcatttcataaatgaaAGGCCGCTTTCTTCACTAACAAATCCTTTAAGTAGGTCAAGGAAGGTTTACTTAGTGGTGGCTCAGGGGACTTAAGTTATGGATAAGAATTATTTTAACTAGGAAATCATTCAGTATTGTAAATGTCTAAAATTACTTAAAGGTATCAGAAACAAGTTTCAGCcttctctttcaaaaaaaaaaaattttttttttttcctattagtaACTGCTTTAGCAAGCTCTTACACAATTAGGCCAAAGGTGCACTTGGGTCTTGTGCCTTTCTGAACTATCAAAAATTCTTTATTGATGGgttttaaataaatgagattttGCTGTAGTTAACTGTATCTTGTTTTAGTATTTTGTTTTGCTACTGTCTATAGCCTTGTTTTAAAGCAAAATCTAATTTCCTTTCACATTTGGACGAAGGACCCAGGCTAATTTGTAAAAGAGATTAAGCTTTAGGCATTTATAAATCTAACTTAGGAATGATAAAACTGAATCCAGGGCAGACTGGAAAACAAAgagtttttttctcttctctttgttaCTCCACAAACAACCTGAGCTGTAAAAAAATGTTGATCTTATAATAATAATTCCCATATTTACCGACCTCTTGGTAGCATAATCAGATCACTTACATAATGGGGGAGAATATAATAGAAAGTTCACATCAAGTGAAATAATGGAATTGACTgtaaataaatgtgaaagaaaCTGATTAGATGAAATAACATTTATCTTTATGTTCATGGGATGAGACTGGTTATGATAAAAGATGGTGTTCTTTAAAGCACTCTGTATTTTATAAAGTCGAAAAATCCATCGTAACATTCTTATAAATCTTTCAGAAAGTCTTTGcaatttctgcttttctcttttttcatgtaACTGCCCTCCCGCACAAGGCACAGAATCTGCTGCAGTTTTGAAGTGGCTTTCCTGAAAGCTCTCCAATGCCAGCCAAGACAGGTGTCCTGACTATTCCCTGACAAAGCCAAGTCAAAAGGAACTAAGGAAACACCACAATTCAtctaacttatttaaaaaaaaaaagaaccagcaaTATGATTTTTTCTTAATTACTACCAATCTATAGAATTAATTTTCCTTAAGGTTTTTGAGATATAAAACCTTGTTTCCCAAACCCTACAATGGCTGGcttttgtagtttattttaacTCCAGTAAAATAACTGCCTCTTGGCAGTGAGAATCACGGTCCCGTCCCCCGGGCTTGGCTAAACAGAGAGAAACAGTGGGCTGCCTGCCATTCCCAGAAGGTGAACAGGGAGATAAGGCATCTCTAAGGTAACTAGAACTGATTACGGAGTTCCTGATAGAGAAAAGTTACCTGTATTACATTGGAAAGTCAATGCCATCATTTAGAGGCAGAAACCAGCTAGTTCTTCCCATTGAAATCTTGTCAAACCAAGGTTACAAGTGTATTTTTCGCAGTTCTGCGGAGACTATGTACCTTTGGTTACTAATGGGTCCTGGCTGCCAAATGCAGTCATTTGTAGAAATTGTAGCAAGCAGAACAAATGGATTTTGTCCTTGTGGTTTGCTTTGATGTTCTTAAAGATCAACTGTAggtttatttgtgtttctctccATGACAataagatgttcagttcagttcagtcactcagttgtgtctgactctttgcgaccccatggacagcagcaccccaggcttccctgtctgccaccaactcccggagcctactcaaactcatgtccatcgagttggtgatgccatccaaccttctcatcctctgttgtccccttctcctcccaccttcaatctttcccagcataagggtcttttccaatgagtcagttctttgcatcaggtggccaaagtattggagtttcagcttcagtatcaattcttccaatgaatattcaggactgatctcctttaggatggactggttggatctccttgcagtccaagggactctcaagagtcttctccaataccacagttcaaaagcattaattctttggcgctcagctttccttatagtcccaactctcacatgactactggaaaaaccatggacttgactagacggatctttgttggcaaagtaatgtctctgctttttaatatactgtctaggttggtcataacttttcttccaaggagtaagtgtcttttaacaaTAGATGAGGCATGTATAAAACTTCCACAGCAAATATGATGTTTTCTAATAAGAATGATGAGATATTTGTAAAATCTGCAGAAAAAAAATATGCTATGATATTTGTTAATACTACACCTGTTTTGGAAGAGGCAATTTTTTTTCTAGTCTCATTTTTAGCCAAAACCaatcaaacaagcaaacaaaacccaCTGTGAACACTGTTTAATTGCATCCGTGACTGTATGAAGAGAACTCTACAAGGTTCAGTCCCTCCTTAGAATATACAGACTAAACAAAGTGCTTCCCTTTCCTCAAGTTGAAAACAGTCGTAATGTTATCTTCCAAACTTCCATGTTGTTTGGAATTAAAATATTTGTactatgggctttccaggtggtgctagtggtagagaacccacctgccaatgcaagagactgaaagatgtgggtttgatccctgggtcaggaagatcccctggagaggggaatggcaacccacttcagtattctttccaggagaattccatggtcagaggagcctagtgggcaacagtccatggggtcacaaagagttggacacaactgaatgactaacactttcactttcactactatatataaaatagataaccagcaaggacctactgtatagcacagggaactatactaaaTATCTTGTAA
This window of the Dama dama isolate Ldn47 chromosome 19, ASM3311817v1, whole genome shotgun sequence genome carries:
- the PAQR9 gene encoding membrane progestin receptor epsilon encodes the protein MPRRLQPRSAGTKGPPGATAAASEAASRPHALASGDSPASAKPLLRWDEVPDDFVECFILSGYRRLPCTAQECLASVLKPTNETLNFWTHFIPLLLFLNKFCRLFFLSGRDVPFHHPWLLPLWCYASGVLLTFAMSCTAHVFSCLSLRLRAAFFYLDYASISYYGFGSTVAYYYYLLPGLSLLDARVMTPYVQQRLGWHVDCTGLIAAYRALVLPVAFVLAVACTVACCKSRTDWCSYPFALRTFVFVMPLSMACPIMLESWLFDLRGENPTLFLHFYRRYFWLVVAAFFNVSKIPERIQPGLFDIIGHSHQLFHIFTFLSIYDQVYYVEEGLRQFLKEPPDAPTFLGTVGYMLLLVVCLGLVIKKFLSNAEFCSKK